A window of Tautonia plasticadhaerens contains these coding sequences:
- a CDS encoding BON domain-containing protein: MRTRTRFGAVTCLTVTLAGMLVPASTGNAQLLRPDGPAEQVGEVVGGALDTAGRAVERGLRTAFARTRGAVESMEVIARVYSRLHWDKQLAGSRLYLESRPGGVVLLRGSVPSAEAADRAVALAASTLGVSQVVSELVAPDRAEVVVPGSASPADPTVRPPLPEVEPEPELDPLPRVTPDPRPAPAPDPITDPVPSPTVRPPMP; the protein is encoded by the coding sequence ATGCGGACCCGCACGCGATTCGGCGCCGTGACCTGCCTGACAGTGACCCTCGCCGGGATGCTCGTGCCGGCCTCGACCGGGAACGCCCAGCTCCTCCGGCCCGACGGCCCGGCGGAGCAGGTCGGGGAGGTCGTGGGCGGGGCGCTCGACACGGCCGGCCGGGCCGTCGAGCGGGGCCTGAGGACGGCCTTCGCCCGGACCAGGGGGGCCGTCGAGTCGATGGAGGTGATCGCCCGGGTCTACAGCCGACTGCACTGGGACAAGCAGCTGGCCGGCTCCCGGCTGTATCTGGAGTCCCGGCCCGGCGGCGTGGTCTTGCTCCGGGGGAGCGTGCCCAGCGCGGAGGCCGCCGATCGGGCCGTCGCCCTGGCGGCGTCGACCTTGGGCGTCTCGCAGGTCGTCAGCGAGCTGGTCGCACCCGATCGGGCGGAGGTCGTCGTCCCCGGATCGGCCTCCCCGGCCGACCCGACGGTGCGGCCCCCGTTGCCGGAGGTGGAGCCGGAGCCCGAGCTCGATCCATTGCCCCGGGTCACCCCCGACCCCCGGCCGGCGCCCGCGCCCGACCCGATCACCGACCCCGTGCCCTCCCCCACCGTGCGGCCGCCCATGCCCTGA
- a CDS encoding molybdopterin-containing oxidoreductase family protein — MATAPLTVVKNVCPLDCPDTCSMVVTVRDGVAVDLRGDRDHPFTRGFLCQKMARYLDRVYSPDRLMHPMRRVGPKGPGRGRFERIGWDEAIDLIAERFRSVAGSPDGPQAILPYSYYGTMGKIQAESLDRRFFHLLGASKLDRTICATAGGVGYEYTMGAGRLGADPMGAVDCRLVINWGSNTANTNSHLWSLMIEARKRRGATIVTIDPYRSPTARRSDWHLQPRPGTDAALALGLMHVIWRDLLQDQDYLDRGTVGADRLRDRALDEYPPDRVSEITGVAAEEIEALARRYATEHPSLIRVNYGLQRHGGGGMAVRTIACLPAIVGAWRHRGGGVLLSTSGTYGLNSMALTRPDLSPPGTRSINMNRLGEALLGELPGPPVRALYVYNCNPAAVAPDQGKVVEGFLREDLFTVVHELFPTDTVDYADVVLPATSQLEHEDIHTSYGHHFVMHNPRAIAPMGESRSNADVFRALAARLGFAPELFPDDETLMRQALDGGPALAGIAPDRLKEAGSIRLDLPDDYRPFADGVFPTPSGKCELYSARMEADGLDPLPSFVPPHEDPQTRPELASRFPIQLLSPPRPQFLNSTFANSESHRKAAGDPTIELSAEDAASRGMAEGDWAEVFNDRGRFVARVALTGAVRSGSATSPGIYWSRLVPGGSGVNATTSSALTDMGGGATFFDNLVQVRRLDGPPPSSPLDR, encoded by the coding sequence TTGGCTACCGCCCCGCTGACCGTCGTCAAGAACGTCTGCCCGCTCGACTGCCCGGACACGTGCAGCATGGTCGTCACCGTGCGGGACGGCGTCGCGGTCGACCTGAGGGGTGATCGCGACCACCCGTTCACCCGGGGGTTCCTCTGCCAAAAGATGGCGAGGTACCTCGACCGGGTCTACAGCCCCGATCGGCTGATGCACCCGATGCGTCGGGTCGGCCCGAAGGGCCCGGGCCGGGGGCGGTTCGAGCGGATCGGCTGGGACGAGGCGATCGACCTGATCGCCGAGCGGTTCCGGTCCGTCGCCGGGTCACCCGACGGGCCGCAGGCGATCCTGCCGTACAGCTATTACGGCACGATGGGGAAGATCCAGGCCGAGAGCCTGGACCGCCGCTTCTTCCACCTCCTCGGCGCCTCGAAGCTCGACCGGACGATCTGCGCCACCGCCGGGGGGGTGGGCTACGAGTACACGATGGGGGCCGGACGCCTCGGCGCCGACCCGATGGGGGCGGTCGACTGCCGGCTGGTCATCAACTGGGGCTCGAACACGGCGAACACCAACAGCCACCTCTGGAGCCTGATGATCGAGGCCCGCAAGCGGCGGGGCGCGACGATCGTCACCATCGACCCCTACAGGAGCCCCACCGCCCGACGCTCCGACTGGCACCTGCAGCCCCGCCCCGGCACCGACGCCGCCCTGGCGCTGGGCCTGATGCACGTCATCTGGCGCGACCTTTTGCAGGACCAGGACTACCTCGACCGGGGCACCGTCGGGGCCGATCGGCTCCGAGATCGGGCCTTGGACGAGTATCCGCCGGATCGGGTGTCGGAGATCACCGGCGTCGCCGCCGAGGAGATCGAGGCCCTGGCCCGGCGGTATGCGACCGAGCACCCGTCGCTGATCCGGGTGAACTACGGGCTCCAGCGGCACGGCGGGGGCGGGATGGCCGTCCGGACGATCGCCTGCCTGCCGGCGATCGTCGGCGCCTGGCGCCATCGGGGCGGCGGCGTGCTGCTGTCGACCAGCGGCACCTACGGGCTCAACTCGATGGCCCTCACCCGCCCCGACCTGTCCCCTCCCGGCACGAGGTCGATCAACATGAATCGGCTGGGCGAGGCGCTGCTCGGCGAGCTGCCCGGCCCCCCGGTCCGGGCCCTGTACGTCTACAACTGCAACCCGGCCGCCGTGGCGCCGGACCAGGGGAAGGTGGTCGAGGGATTTCTCCGAGAGGACCTGTTCACCGTCGTCCACGAGCTGTTCCCGACCGACACGGTCGACTACGCCGACGTGGTGCTGCCGGCCACCTCGCAGCTGGAACACGAGGACATCCACACGTCCTACGGCCACCACTTCGTCATGCACAACCCCCGGGCGATCGCCCCGATGGGCGAGAGCCGGTCGAACGCCGACGTCTTCCGGGCCCTCGCCGCCCGGCTCGGGTTCGCTCCCGAACTGTTCCCGGACGACGAGACGCTGATGCGTCAGGCCCTCGACGGGGGCCCGGCCCTGGCCGGCATCGCGCCGGATCGGCTGAAGGAGGCCGGGTCGATCCGCCTGGACCTCCCCGACGACTATCGCCCGTTCGCCGACGGCGTCTTCCCCACCCCATCGGGAAAGTGCGAGCTGTACTCGGCGCGGATGGAGGCCGACGGGCTCGACCCGCTGCCCTCCTTCGTCCCGCCGCACGAGGACCCTCAGACCCGGCCCGAGCTTGCCTCCCGGTTCCCGATCCAGCTCCTCAGCCCGCCTCGGCCGCAGTTCCTCAACTCGACGTTCGCCAACTCCGAGTCCCACCGCAAGGCCGCCGGCGACCCGACGATCGAGCTCTCGGCCGAGGACGCCGCCTCGCGGGGGATGGCCGAGGGGGACTGGGCCGAGGTCTTCAATGACCGGGGCCGGTTCGTCGCCCGGGTGGCCCTGACCGGGGCCGTGAGGTCGGGGTCGGCGACGAGCCCGGGCATCTACTGGTCGAGGCTCGTCCCGGGGGGCTCGGGAGTCAACGCCACCACCTCGTCCGCCCTCACCGACATGGGAGGCGGCGCGACGTTCTTCGACAACCTCGTCCAGGTCCGGAGGCTCGACGGCCCGCCGCCGTCGTCGCCCCTCGATCGCTGA
- a CDS encoding pyridoxamine 5'-phosphate oxidase family protein: protein MNDPPWRIAIERALTLQGHDPASRWVQLATVALDGAPAVRTVVFRGFLPGADTLEFTTDLRSAKAEQLAEDSRAEACWLFRESREQFRLAGRLRLVAEDHPEADLAAARLARWGEAPTSTRLSFSWPDPGAPRAEPRRFRVPAPEPDRPPPTFALLLLEPDRVDHLDLRPDPHARIRYHRPGGPGGRAPWEAVEVNP, encoded by the coding sequence ATGAACGATCCCCCCTGGCGAATCGCGATCGAACGGGCATTGACCCTCCAGGGCCACGACCCGGCCTCTCGCTGGGTGCAACTGGCGACCGTCGCCCTCGACGGGGCGCCGGCGGTGAGGACGGTCGTCTTCCGGGGGTTCCTGCCGGGCGCCGACACGCTCGAATTCACCACCGATCTCCGCAGCGCCAAGGCCGAGCAGCTCGCCGAGGATTCCCGGGCCGAGGCCTGCTGGCTGTTCCGGGAGAGCCGGGAGCAATTCCGCCTGGCCGGGCGGCTCCGGCTGGTCGCCGAGGACCACCCCGAGGCCGACCTGGCCGCAGCCCGGCTCGCGAGATGGGGGGAGGCGCCGACCTCGACCCGCCTGAGCTTCTCCTGGCCCGACCCCGGCGCCCCCCGGGCCGAGCCCAGGCGGTTCCGCGTCCCGGCCCCCGAGCCCGACCGCCCCCCGCCCACCTTCGCCCTGCTGCTGCTGGAGCCCGACCGGGTCGACCACCTGGACCTCCGCCCCGATCCCCACGCCCGGATCCGCTACCACCGCCCCGGAGGACCAGGCGGCAGGGCCCCCTGGGAGGCGGTCGAGGTCAACCCCTGA
- the cyaB gene encoding class IV adenylate cyclase, whose translation MSPFEVEMKFRGADHAALARLLAELGGQAGEAVEQEDIYLSHPSRDFRETDEALRLRRDGAENRVTYKGPKLAGPTKTREELELTYEAGADSLARMERLFVNLGFRPVATVRKTRIGYRLSFEGRPMQVGLDTVDGLGVFAEVEAIAHGPADLPEAQQYVLELAGRLGLGADQVEVRSYLRLLMERLDRGGAPA comes from the coding sequence ATGAGCCCGTTCGAGGTCGAGATGAAGTTCCGGGGGGCCGACCACGCGGCGCTAGCGCGTCTCCTGGCGGAGCTGGGGGGGCAGGCGGGGGAAGCGGTCGAACAAGAGGATATTTATTTGTCGCACCCGTCCCGCGACTTCCGTGAGACGGACGAGGCGCTCCGACTCCGCCGCGATGGGGCGGAGAACCGGGTCACGTACAAGGGGCCGAAGCTCGCGGGCCCGACCAAGACCCGGGAGGAGCTGGAGCTGACCTACGAGGCCGGCGCCGACTCCCTGGCCCGGATGGAGCGGCTGTTCGTCAACCTCGGCTTCCGCCCGGTGGCGACGGTGCGGAAGACGCGCATCGGCTACCGCCTGAGCTTCGAGGGGAGGCCCATGCAGGTGGGGCTCGACACGGTCGACGGCCTCGGGGTCTTCGCCGAGGTCGAGGCGATCGCCCACGGGCCGGCGGACCTTCCCGAGGCCCAGCAATACGTCCTGGAGCTGGCCGGCCGGCTCGGCCTGGGGGCCGATCAGGTCGAGGTGCGCTCGTACTTGCGGTTGCTGATGGAGCGGCTCGATCGAGGAGGGGCGCCGGCATGA
- a CDS encoding retroviral-like aspartic protease family protein — METEPVGRAVTEARIENLEDLWAVKKGVMTPDEARAETVPDALVDTGATLLSLPTEMIRRLGLSRTGTRRVRSSSGVGEAGMYEAVRLTIGAGVAPWTCSKSLTGPRR, encoded by the coding sequence ATGGAGACGGAACCGGTGGGTCGAGCCGTGACCGAGGCCAGGATCGAAAACCTCGAGGATCTCTGGGCCGTGAAGAAGGGAGTGATGACCCCGGACGAGGCCCGAGCCGAGACGGTGCCCGATGCCCTCGTCGACACGGGAGCCACCCTGCTCTCGTTGCCGACCGAGATGATCCGACGCCTCGGCCTCTCCCGGACGGGCACCAGGCGGGTCCGGAGCAGCTCCGGGGTCGGCGAGGCCGGCATGTACGAGGCAGTCCGGCTGACGATCGGGGCCGGAGTTGCACCATGGACGTGCTCGAAGTCCCTGACGGGACCCCGGCGCTGA
- the thiO gene encoding glycine oxidase ThiO: MPESKSHPDVVVVGGGVIGLSIAYLLAREGLRPVVLDRRELGREASWAGAGIIAPGSEIPQALPMARLRTRSAGLYPEWSERLREETGIDNGYRRSGAVDVAFDPKGENDLMAAAGRWRAEGIAFERLEPRDFDRVEPALSPELRVAYFVPDRAQIRNPRHLRALADSAGRRGARLLPGVPCTGFEVSGGRVIAVKTPAGPIPCGSAVVSAGPWTGDLLGSLGVRVATPPVKGQIVLLRSERPVLRRIVELGSRYLVPRDDGRVLVGATEEDAGFDARPTASASRDLIDLAIRLCPVLADSAVEATWAGLRPGSMDSRPIIGVVPGYENLIVAAGHRRSGLQLSPATAEVVADLLLGRRPFVDLTDFRPDRPAAPPVPEAFRS, from the coding sequence ATGCCCGAATCGAAGTCGCACCCGGATGTCGTCGTCGTCGGCGGCGGCGTGATCGGCCTGTCGATCGCCTACCTGCTCGCGCGGGAGGGGTTGCGGCCGGTCGTGCTCGACCGCCGGGAGCTGGGACGGGAGGCGAGCTGGGCGGGGGCGGGGATCATCGCCCCGGGTTCGGAGATCCCCCAGGCGCTGCCGATGGCCAGGCTCCGGACCCGGAGCGCCGGCCTGTACCCCGAGTGGTCGGAGCGGCTCCGGGAGGAGACGGGCATCGACAACGGCTACCGACGGTCCGGCGCCGTCGACGTCGCCTTCGATCCCAAGGGGGAGAACGACCTGATGGCCGCCGCGGGCCGCTGGCGGGCCGAGGGGATCGCCTTCGAGCGGCTGGAGCCGAGGGACTTCGACCGGGTCGAGCCGGCACTGAGCCCCGAGCTCCGGGTTGCCTACTTCGTGCCCGACCGCGCCCAGATCCGCAACCCCCGGCACTTGCGGGCGCTGGCCGACTCGGCCGGGCGGCGGGGGGCGAGGCTCCTCCCCGGCGTGCCATGCACCGGATTCGAGGTCAGCGGCGGTCGGGTGATCGCCGTGAAGACGCCGGCGGGGCCGATCCCCTGCGGCTCGGCGGTCGTCTCGGCGGGGCCGTGGACCGGGGATCTGCTCGGCTCGCTGGGAGTCCGGGTGGCGACGCCCCCGGTGAAGGGGCAGATCGTCCTGCTGCGGTCGGAGCGGCCGGTCCTGCGGCGGATCGTCGAGCTGGGCAGCCGGTACCTCGTCCCCCGGGACGACGGCCGGGTGCTCGTCGGCGCCACCGAGGAGGACGCCGGCTTCGACGCCCGGCCGACCGCCTCGGCTTCGAGGGACCTGATCGACCTGGCGATCCGCCTCTGCCCGGTGCTGGCCGACTCGGCCGTCGAGGCCACCTGGGCCGGGTTGAGGCCCGGCAGCATGGACTCGCGGCCCATCATCGGGGTCGTCCCGGGGTATGAAAACCTGATCGTGGCCGCCGGCCACCGCCGGTCGGGCTTGCAGCTCTCGCCCGCGACCGCCGAGGTCGTGGCGGACCTGCTGCTCGGGCGCCGCCCGTTCGTCGACCTGACCGACTTCCGCCCCGACCGTCCGGCCGCCCCGCCGGTGCCGGAGGCCTTCCGGTCGTGA
- a CDS encoding (2Fe-2S)-binding protein, whose amino-acid sequence MPPEDIKAPDAVERPGHSRRDFLRGSGLAAAGVALAGSAADEARADVETVDGVEIYSGSCPIELQVNGEAMSVTVEPRSTLLDTLRNRLDVTGPKRVCDRASCGACTVILDGDAVYSCTTLAISCTGHEVRTLESFETAEGSVPHAFHQNDALMCGYCTPGFVTACQAWLEKNPGEEPTIDDIKQGLDGNICRCGTYIGVFQAALDAAKAMQNGRA is encoded by the coding sequence ATGCCACCTGAAGACATCAAGGCCCCGGACGCCGTCGAGCGACCGGGCCACAGCCGCCGCGACTTCCTGCGGGGCTCGGGCCTGGCCGCCGCCGGCGTCGCGCTGGCCGGATCGGCCGCCGACGAGGCCCGAGCCGACGTCGAGACCGTCGACGGCGTCGAGATCTATTCCGGCTCCTGCCCGATCGAGCTGCAGGTCAACGGCGAGGCGATGAGCGTCACCGTCGAGCCGCGCTCGACCCTGCTCGATACGCTCCGCAACCGGCTCGACGTGACCGGCCCGAAGCGCGTCTGCGACCGGGCCAGCTGCGGCGCCTGCACCGTCATCCTCGACGGCGACGCGGTCTACTCCTGCACCACCCTGGCGATCTCCTGCACCGGCCACGAGGTCCGCACGCTGGAGAGCTTCGAGACCGCCGAGGGGAGCGTGCCGCACGCCTTCCACCAGAACGACGCCCTGATGTGCGGCTACTGCACGCCGGGCTTCGTCACCGCTTGCCAGGCCTGGCTGGAGAAGAACCCCGGCGAGGAGCCGACCATCGACGACATCAAGCAGGGGCTCGACGGCAACATCTGTCGCTGCGGCACGTACATCGGCGTCTTCCAGGCGGCCCTCGACGCCGCCAAGGCCATGCAGAACGGGAGGGCCTGA
- a CDS encoding xanthine dehydrogenase family protein molybdopterin-binding subunit: protein MATWPETTKVIHTEVPRLDGLAKASGRAKYPSDERPDGLLFAVVLHSPHAHAKITKIDTSEAESIPGVKAVHLIAQEGATVRYHGEEIAAVAAETEELARDGCRAIKIDFEVLPHAATEEQALAEGAPKLTPRGNTQEGRAQEDGDPDAALEQAAAKVEGHYSLPVITHVCLETHGQVVRWDGPDKMTVWASTQNVDGVEAEMAGAFEIPAPNVTVFTEVMGGGFGSKFGADSWGVTAGELAKKAGQPVWLFLDRVQEHLTAGNRPSASAKITLAADQDGKITALVAETQGTGGISRGAAFPLPYVYEVPNSRRVHVDVRVNGGNARAMRAPGHPQGCAMMEFAVDDLAETLGMDPLQVRLKSLAQEDIVPSGAGDPVNRTEVYKEQVELGSKAIGWDRRKSRADNAKAEGPLKRGFGMALHQWGGGGRPDKQVTCIVNPDGSVEIRSATQDIGTGCRTILAQIAAEVFGLKTTDITSNIGNSQFPPGQASGGSTTTPSMAPPAYNAALKAREALFAKIAGALDAEPGDLEARDGVILVKGEREVPWKEACRKLGTMPVNVTEGYLEGLTAQGVAGCQFADVTVDVETGVVKLNKIVAVQDTGLILNPLTWKSQVYGGVIMGLNYGLFEELVMDPTTGLSLNPDMELYKLAGASDIPEIEIIPFDNEQMRKRGVIGVGEPPTIATAAAIGNAVANALGTRVPSFPMSPWNVLNALAKA, encoded by the coding sequence ATGGCGACCTGGCCCGAAACCACCAAGGTCATCCACACCGAGGTCCCCCGGCTCGACGGCCTGGCCAAGGCCTCCGGCCGAGCCAAGTACCCCTCGGACGAGCGGCCCGACGGCCTCCTCTTCGCCGTCGTGCTGCACAGCCCCCACGCCCACGCCAAGATCACCAAGATCGACACCTCCGAGGCCGAGTCGATCCCCGGCGTCAAGGCCGTCCACCTGATCGCCCAGGAGGGGGCCACCGTCCGCTACCACGGCGAGGAGATCGCCGCCGTCGCCGCCGAGACCGAGGAACTCGCCCGGGACGGCTGCCGCGCCATCAAGATCGACTTCGAGGTCCTCCCCCACGCCGCCACCGAGGAGCAGGCCCTCGCCGAGGGCGCCCCCAAGCTCACCCCCCGGGGCAACACCCAGGAGGGCCGGGCCCAGGAGGACGGCGACCCCGACGCAGCGCTGGAGCAGGCCGCCGCCAAGGTCGAGGGGCACTACTCCCTGCCGGTCATCACCCACGTCTGCTTGGAGACCCACGGCCAGGTCGTCCGCTGGGACGGCCCGGACAAGATGACCGTCTGGGCCAGCACCCAGAACGTCGACGGCGTCGAGGCCGAGATGGCCGGGGCCTTCGAGATCCCGGCCCCCAACGTCACCGTCTTCACCGAGGTCATGGGCGGCGGCTTCGGCTCCAAGTTCGGCGCCGACAGCTGGGGCGTCACCGCCGGGGAGCTCGCCAAGAAGGCCGGCCAGCCCGTCTGGCTGTTCCTCGACCGCGTCCAGGAGCACCTCACCGCCGGCAACCGCCCCAGCGCCTCGGCGAAGATCACCCTGGCCGCCGACCAGGACGGCAAGATCACCGCCCTGGTGGCCGAGACCCAGGGCACCGGCGGCATCTCCCGGGGGGCCGCCTTCCCGCTGCCCTACGTCTACGAGGTGCCCAACAGCCGACGGGTCCACGTCGACGTCCGCGTCAACGGCGGCAACGCCCGCGCCATGCGCGCCCCGGGACACCCCCAGGGCTGCGCCATGATGGAGTTCGCCGTCGACGACCTGGCCGAGACGCTCGGCATGGACCCGCTTCAGGTCCGCCTCAAGAGCCTCGCCCAGGAGGACATCGTCCCCAGCGGGGCCGGGGACCCGGTCAACCGGACCGAGGTCTACAAGGAGCAGGTCGAGCTGGGCAGCAAGGCCATCGGCTGGGACCGGCGCAAGAGCCGGGCCGACAACGCCAAGGCCGAGGGCCCGCTCAAGCGCGGCTTCGGCATGGCCCTGCACCAGTGGGGCGGCGGCGGGCGGCCCGACAAGCAGGTCACCTGCATCGTCAACCCCGACGGCTCGGTCGAGATCCGCAGCGCCACCCAGGACATCGGCACCGGCTGCCGCACGATCCTCGCCCAGATCGCCGCCGAGGTCTTCGGCCTGAAGACCACCGACATCACCTCCAACATCGGCAACTCCCAGTTCCCGCCCGGCCAGGCCTCCGGCGGCTCGACCACCACCCCGTCGATGGCCCCCCCGGCGTATAACGCCGCGCTGAAGGCCCGGGAGGCCCTCTTCGCCAAGATCGCCGGCGCCCTGGACGCCGAGCCGGGCGACCTGGAGGCCCGCGACGGCGTCATCCTCGTCAAGGGCGAGCGCGAGGTCCCCTGGAAGGAGGCCTGCCGCAAGCTCGGCACCATGCCGGTCAACGTCACCGAGGGCTACCTCGAAGGGCTCACCGCCCAGGGCGTCGCCGGCTGCCAGTTCGCCGACGTGACCGTCGACGTCGAGACCGGCGTGGTCAAGCTCAACAAGATCGTCGCCGTGCAGGACACCGGCCTGATCCTCAACCCCCTGACCTGGAAGAGCCAGGTCTACGGCGGCGTGATCATGGGCCTCAACTACGGCCTCTTCGAAGAACTCGTGATGGACCCGACCACCGGCCTGTCCCTGAACCCCGACATGGAGCTCTACAAGCTCGCCGGGGCCAGCGACATCCCGGAGATCGAGATCATCCCCTTCGACAACGAGCAGATGCGCAAGCGGGGCGTGATCGGCGTCGGCGAGCCGCCGACGATCGCCACCGCCGCCGCCATCGGCAACGCCGTGGCCAACGCCCTCGGCACCCGCGTCCCCAGCTTCCCCATGTCCCCCTGGAACGTCCTCAACGCCCTGGCCAAGGCCTGA